In Neorhizobium galegae, the following proteins share a genomic window:
- a CDS encoding rhodanese-related sulfurtransferase — translation MTENIFQTRPEATGAWLVAALYHFARFDRYESFREPLQSFCDENGIKGTLLIAREGINGTVAGSDAAITGLLAYLRAQPEFAGLEHKESRASKKPFLRMKVRPKKEIVTMGVEDIDPKRIVGTYVEPKDWNALISDPETIVIDTRNDYETAIGIFKGAVDPQTKTFREFPDWVKNNSGLHNKPKIAMYCTGGIRCEKATAFMKEQGFDEVFHLKGGILKYLEEVPAEESLWEGACFVFDERVSVEHGLKEGNHKLCHACRSPITAEEVSSPYYEEGVSCSHCYPTRTEDDRDRYRQRQLQIALAKKRGVRHIGG, via the coding sequence ATGACCGAAAACATCTTTCAAACCCGCCCGGAAGCGACGGGCGCCTGGCTCGTTGCCGCGCTCTATCATTTTGCGCGTTTCGACCGCTATGAGAGCTTCCGCGAGCCGCTGCAGTCCTTCTGCGACGAGAACGGCATCAAGGGCACGCTGCTGATCGCCCGCGAGGGGATCAACGGCACGGTTGCCGGCTCCGACGCAGCGATCACCGGGCTTCTCGCCTATCTGCGCGCCCAGCCGGAATTCGCCGGCCTCGAGCACAAGGAAAGCCGCGCGTCGAAGAAGCCCTTCCTGCGCATGAAGGTGCGGCCGAAGAAGGAAATCGTCACCATGGGCGTCGAGGATATCGACCCCAAGCGCATCGTCGGCACCTATGTCGAGCCGAAGGACTGGAACGCGCTGATCTCCGATCCGGAAACGATCGTCATCGACACCCGCAACGATTACGAAACGGCGATCGGCATCTTCAAGGGCGCGGTCGATCCGCAAACCAAGACGTTTCGCGAGTTTCCCGACTGGGTGAAGAACAATTCCGGCCTCCACAACAAGCCGAAGATCGCCATGTACTGCACCGGCGGAATCCGCTGCGAGAAGGCCACCGCCTTCATGAAGGAACAGGGCTTCGACGAGGTTTTCCACCTGAAGGGCGGCATCCTCAAATATCTGGAGGAAGTGCCCGCAGAGGAAAGCCTCTGGGAAGGCGCCTGCTTCGTCTTCGACGAGCGCGTTTCCGTGGAGCACGGCCTCAAGGAGGGCAACCACAAGCTCTGCCACGCCTGCCGCAGCCCGATCACGGCTGAAGAGGTGAGCTCGCCCTATTACGAGGAAGGCGTCTCCTGCTCTCACTGCTACCCAACCCGCACCGAGGACGACCGCGATCGCTACCGCCAGCGGCAGCTCCAGATCGCGCTCGCCAAAAAGCGCGGCGTGAGGCATATCGGCGGGTAA
- a CDS encoding RidA family protein produces MSPREAIFPAGRHALYEQHRYSAAIRSGDLLFVSGQVGSRPDGSPEPDFERQVQLAFDNLEAVLKAAGCTFRDVVDVTSFHTDPQTQFETMMAVREKVLGEPPYPTWTAVGVNWLAGFDFEIKVIARIPQAV; encoded by the coding sequence ATGAGCCCACGCGAGGCAATCTTTCCCGCCGGTCGGCACGCACTCTATGAGCAGCACCGTTATTCGGCGGCCATCCGCTCGGGAGATCTTCTGTTCGTTTCCGGCCAGGTCGGCAGCCGGCCGGACGGATCACCGGAGCCTGACTTCGAACGTCAGGTGCAACTGGCGTTCGACAATCTGGAGGCCGTCCTGAAGGCGGCCGGCTGCACGTTTCGGGACGTTGTCGACGTCACGAGCTTCCATACCGATCCTCAGACTCAATTCGAAACCATGATGGCGGTGCGGGAAAAGGTGCTCGGCGAGCCGCCCTATCCGACCTGGACGGCCGTCGGCGTCAACTGGCTTGCCGGTTTCGATTTCGAAATCAAGGTGATCGCCCGGATACCTCAGGCGGTTTGA
- a CDS encoding EAL domain-containing protein, producing MRLLPSRFRRSATLGRRSAVTSMLLAFAVVVVLVTIFILTALDRIADYANRLDDERSRETTSGAIQTFQEQLHATLNDYAAWDDAAQFVYAGDDAWVVGNYGDMTANSDLFDVALIMDTNRNVLMAYHDGAPVTWSPQNYFDTSLWTLFDKASSAGAETVPEAVGFVETKNGIAAVGVALIRQKSGELAQPVEGRRFLIFGRHLDEKKILKLSETYVIGGLRFAGDGDRVPNMVEIRNIHGKALQRLVWNSRMPGNAAYLQVRPLVYCALAMVGLFFLLLFVSGSNTLNRLTADEAAARHLAMSDRLSGLLNRAGFFAALDALVLQSRRSNEDVALLYLDLDGFKEVNDAYGHGTGDKLIRGVAAGLKTLVGETAILARVGGDEFAIALAATDIGRAVETLSDHILGFFGEPFVIGERVATIGTCIGVAISPRGKVSGEELVRRSDMAMYHAKETGRGRTEYYRPEMDAEREERNMLEIDLRIAIERREVNVVYQPVVDARTWRIVGVEALARWHRTGYGPVSPEVFIPIAESTGLIDQLGLFVLHRACETLTLWPELKLAVNISPGQFRDPAFAVHVASVFRKTGADPSRITLEMTEGYFIQNPERARAALAKLKQLGVKIALDDFGAGFSSVGYLRQFGFDRMKIDKSLVHALEEGGRAVDLLQATVALARSLEIPVTAEGVETEAQAIQLRLTGCDELQGYMFGKPMSSQEIDIIYRGNRLPGGMSGAA from the coding sequence ATGCGGCTTCTTCCGTCCCGCTTTCGCCGCTCCGCAACACTTGGCCGTCGCTCCGCCGTGACGTCGATGCTGCTTGCCTTCGCGGTGGTCGTGGTGCTGGTGACGATCTTCATCCTGACCGCGCTCGACCGCATTGCCGACTACGCCAATCGCCTCGACGACGAACGCTCGCGCGAGACGACCTCGGGCGCGATCCAGACGTTCCAGGAGCAGCTGCACGCGACGCTGAACGACTACGCGGCGTGGGACGACGCTGCCCAGTTCGTTTATGCCGGCGACGATGCCTGGGTCGTCGGCAACTACGGCGACATGACCGCCAACAGCGATCTTTTCGACGTGGCGCTGATCATGGATACGAATCGCAACGTTCTGATGGCCTATCACGACGGCGCTCCCGTCACCTGGTCGCCGCAGAATTATTTCGACACCTCGCTCTGGACGCTGTTCGACAAGGCAAGCAGCGCCGGCGCCGAAACGGTGCCGGAGGCGGTGGGTTTCGTGGAGACCAAAAACGGTATCGCGGCCGTCGGCGTGGCGCTCATCCGCCAGAAGTCCGGTGAACTCGCCCAGCCCGTCGAGGGGCGCCGGTTCCTGATCTTTGGCCGCCATCTCGACGAGAAGAAGATCCTGAAGCTCTCGGAAACCTATGTCATCGGGGGGCTTCGTTTTGCCGGTGACGGCGATAGGGTCCCCAACATGGTGGAAATCCGCAATATTCACGGCAAGGCGCTGCAGCGGCTCGTCTGGAATTCGCGCATGCCCGGCAATGCCGCCTATCTGCAGGTCCGGCCGCTCGTCTATTGCGCGTTGGCGATGGTCGGCCTGTTTTTCCTCCTCCTCTTCGTCAGCGGCAGCAATACGCTCAACCGCCTCACGGCGGACGAGGCGGCGGCACGGCATCTGGCCATGAGCGACCGGCTGAGCGGGCTTCTCAATCGCGCCGGCTTTTTTGCAGCACTCGACGCGCTGGTCCTCCAGAGCCGCCGCAGCAACGAGGACGTGGCGCTGCTCTATCTCGATCTCGACGGTTTCAAGGAAGTCAACGACGCCTATGGCCATGGCACCGGAGACAAGCTGATCCGTGGAGTTGCTGCCGGCCTCAAGACGCTGGTCGGAGAGACGGCGATCCTTGCCCGTGTGGGCGGCGACGAGTTCGCCATCGCGCTCGCAGCCACGGATATCGGCCGGGCGGTGGAGACGCTGAGCGATCATATCCTCGGCTTCTTCGGCGAGCCCTTCGTGATCGGCGAAAGGGTCGCGACCATCGGCACCTGCATCGGCGTCGCCATCTCGCCGCGCGGCAAGGTCTCCGGCGAGGAGCTGGTGCGGCGTTCCGACATGGCCATGTATCACGCCAAGGAAACCGGCCGTGGCCGGACCGAATATTATCGGCCGGAAATGGATGCCGAGCGCGAAGAGCGCAACATGCTGGAGATCGATCTCAGGATCGCCATCGAGCGCCGCGAGGTCAACGTCGTCTACCAGCCGGTCGTCGATGCCAGGACATGGCGCATCGTCGGCGTCGAGGCGCTGGCGCGCTGGCACCGCACCGGTTACGGCCCCGTATCTCCCGAGGTCTTCATCCCGATCGCCGAATCGACCGGCCTCATCGACCAGCTCGGCCTGTTCGTGCTGCACCGCGCCTGCGAGACGCTGACGCTGTGGCCGGAGCTCAAGCTGGCGGTCAATATCTCCCCCGGCCAGTTCCGTGATCCGGCGTTTGCCGTGCACGTCGCTTCGGTGTTCCGCAAGACCGGTGCCGATCCTTCCCGCATCACGCTCGAAATGACCGAGGGTTATTTCATCCAGAACCCGGAGCGCGCCCGCGCCGCGCTCGCCAAGCTGAAGCAGCTTGGGGTGAAGATCGCGCTCGACGATTTCGGCGCCGGCTTTTCGAGCGTCGGCTACCTGCGCCAGTTCGGCTTCGACCGGATGAAGATCGACAAGTCGCTGGTGCACGCGCTGGAAGAGGGCGGCCGCGCCGTCGATCTTCTGCAGGCCACCGTGGCGCTCGCCCGCTCGCTGGAGATCCCGGTCACCGCCGAAGGCGTCGAAACCGAGGCGCAGGCTATACAACTGCGCCTGACCGGCTGCGACGAACTGCAGGGGTATATGTTCGGCAAGCCGATGTCGTCTCAGGAAATCGACATCATCTACCGCGGCAACCGCCTGCCGGGGGGCATGAGCGGGGCGGCGTAG
- a CDS encoding MetQ/NlpA family ABC transporter substrate-binding protein: protein MKKLIIAAALAAFAAGPALAEDIKIGVTPGPHAQIMEKVKEVAATKGLNIQILEFSDYVVPNQALADGELNANSFQHQPYLDNQVKDRKFDIVSVAQTVNFPMGVYSKKVKSLADLKQGATVAIPNDPTNGGRALLILADQGLIKVDAAKGLKIGPADVTENAKKIEFAELDAAQLPRSLDDVDASVINTNYALEAGLNPKTDPIAKEGEKAPYINILAVKAKDKDAAWVKTLVEAYHSAPVKDFVNTQFKGAVIAAW from the coding sequence ATGAAGAAGCTCATCATCGCTGCGGCACTCGCCGCCTTCGCTGCCGGCCCGGCGCTTGCCGAAGACATCAAGATCGGCGTCACCCCGGGCCCGCATGCCCAGATCATGGAAAAGGTGAAGGAAGTCGCGGCCACCAAGGGCCTCAACATCCAGATCCTCGAATTCTCCGACTACGTCGTGCCGAACCAGGCGCTGGCGGACGGCGAGCTCAATGCCAATTCCTTCCAGCACCAGCCCTATCTCGACAACCAGGTCAAGGATCGCAAGTTCGACATCGTCAGCGTCGCGCAGACCGTCAACTTCCCGATGGGCGTCTATTCCAAGAAGGTGAAGAGCCTCGCCGACCTGAAACAGGGCGCCACCGTTGCCATCCCGAACGATCCGACCAATGGCGGCCGCGCGCTGCTCATCCTCGCCGACCAGGGCCTGATCAAGGTCGATGCCGCCAAGGGCCTGAAGATCGGCCCGGCTGACGTCACCGAAAACGCCAAGAAGATCGAGTTCGCCGAACTCGACGCCGCCCAGCTACCGCGTTCGCTCGACGACGTTGATGCCTCGGTCATCAACACCAACTACGCATTGGAAGCGGGCCTCAACCCGAAGACCGATCCGATCGCCAAGGAAGGTGAAAAGGCCCCTTACATCAACATCCTCGCGGTCAAGGCGAAGGACAAGGATGCGGCCTGGGTCAAGACGCTCGTCGAGGCCTATCACAGTGCTCCGGTGAAGGACTTCGTCAACACCCAGTTCAAGGGCGCCGTCATCGCCGCCTGGTAA
- a CDS encoding methionine ABC transporter permease, with protein sequence MSLDMLFGLLSKALWQTLQMVVAAGLIGALIGLPIGVFLATSGKGELFPAPVSNRIIGAIVNAARSTPFIILVVAIIPFTRFITGTSIGTYAAIVPLTVATIPFVARLAEAAIREVDKGLIEAARAMGATPLQIVFKVLLAEAKPGLTLALTLTLVSLVGYSAMVGAVGGGGLGDLGIRYGYQRFMPDVMLAVVVVLIVLVQAIQSAGDALARRFDKRNRKT encoded by the coding sequence ATGTCGCTTGATATGCTTTTTGGCCTGCTTTCGAAGGCGCTGTGGCAGACCCTGCAGATGGTCGTCGCCGCCGGCCTGATCGGCGCTTTGATCGGCCTGCCGATCGGCGTGTTCCTGGCGACCAGCGGCAAGGGCGAGCTCTTTCCCGCACCGGTTAGCAACCGCATCATCGGCGCGATCGTCAATGCGGCGCGCTCGACGCCGTTCATCATCCTGGTCGTGGCGATCATCCCGTTCACGCGCTTCATTACCGGCACCTCGATCGGCACCTATGCCGCGATCGTGCCGTTGACGGTGGCGACCATTCCCTTCGTCGCACGTCTTGCCGAAGCGGCGATCCGCGAGGTCGACAAGGGCCTGATCGAGGCCGCCCGCGCCATGGGTGCGACGCCACTGCAGATCGTCTTCAAGGTGCTGCTGGCGGAAGCCAAGCCCGGCCTGACGCTGGCGCTGACGCTCACCCTCGTCAGCCTGGTCGGCTATTCGGCCATGGTTGGCGCAGTCGGTGGCGGAGGCTTGGGTGATCTCGGCATCCGCTACGGTTACCAGCGCTTCATGCCGGACGTGATGCTGGCCGTCGTCGTGGTGCTGATCGTGCTCGTCCAGGCGATACAGAGCGCCGGAGACGCGCTCGCCCGCCGCTTCGACAAGCGCAACCGCAAGACCTGA
- a CDS encoding methionine ABC transporter ATP-binding protein, with product MVTFEAVTKRFGGADDKAQFTALDGVDLSVARGAITGIIGRSGAGKSTLIRLVNGLEKATSGRVVVDGVEVGGLTENGLRDLRRQVGMIFQHFNLLSSRTAFDNVALPLEIAGLSAKAIRDKVAPLIDLVGLGDKSDRYPAELSGGQKQRIGIARALATSPKLLLSDEATSALDPETTQSILALLKRINAELGLTVLLITHEMEVVKTIASDVAVIDRGKIVEAGRTFDVFTGARHETTRSLLSAALGTNLPEWIRLNLKLQPSAGDRVLVRLIFFGSTAFQPLTARLVTELGADVNILAGTIEEIAGEPYGSLVVAYPADPAVTERAERFYAATGLSTEVLGYVA from the coding sequence ATGGTGACGTTCGAGGCGGTGACGAAGCGTTTCGGCGGCGCCGACGACAAGGCGCAGTTCACCGCGCTTGATGGCGTCGACCTCTCGGTGGCGCGCGGCGCGATCACCGGCATTATCGGCCGTTCGGGGGCCGGCAAGTCGACCCTCATCCGCCTCGTCAACGGGCTGGAAAAGGCGACCTCCGGCCGCGTCGTCGTCGACGGTGTCGAGGTGGGCGGCCTTACGGAAAACGGGCTTCGGGATCTGCGCCGCCAGGTCGGCATGATCTTCCAGCACTTCAATCTTCTCTCCTCTCGCACCGCCTTCGACAATGTCGCGCTGCCGCTCGAGATCGCCGGCCTTTCCGCCAAGGCGATCCGCGACAAGGTCGCGCCGCTGATCGATCTCGTCGGCCTCGGCGACAAGTCGGACCGTTACCCGGCCGAGCTGTCCGGCGGCCAGAAGCAGCGGATCGGCATTGCCCGGGCGCTCGCCACCTCGCCCAAACTGCTGCTCTCCGACGAGGCGACCTCGGCGCTCGATCCGGAAACGACGCAGTCGATCCTGGCGCTCCTGAAGCGCATCAATGCCGAACTCGGCCTCACCGTGCTTCTGATCACCCACGAGATGGAGGTGGTGAAGACCATCGCCTCGGATGTGGCGGTGATCGACCGCGGCAAGATCGTCGAGGCCGGCCGCACGTTTGACGTCTTTACCGGCGCCAGGCACGAGACGACCCGCTCGCTTCTTTCGGCCGCACTCGGCACCAACCTGCCGGAATGGATCCGCTTGAACCTGAAGCTGCAGCCGTCGGCAGGCGACCGCGTGCTGGTGCGGCTGATCTTCTTCGGCTCGACGGCCTTTCAGCCGCTAACCGCCCGGCTGGTCACCGAACTTGGCGCCGACGTCAACATTCTGGCCGGCACGATCGAGGAGATCGCCGGGGAGCCCTACGGCTCGCTGGTGGTCGCCTACCCGGCCGATCCCGCAGTCACGGAGCGCGCCGAGCGCTTCTATGCCGCAACCGGCCTGTCCACGGAGGTGCTCGGTTATGTCGCTTGA